The Toxorhynchites rutilus septentrionalis strain SRP chromosome 3, ASM2978413v1, whole genome shotgun sequence genome includes a region encoding these proteins:
- the LOC129776867 gene encoding cell division cycle protein 123 homolog, producing the protein MLLQNIELEKVACMLVNWYHQFKKNTIKSYIIPIPEDVIAYLRQELMILPKECSNTPSLGDTKTKHFNSYDDVFSDEDEEDEMVPEFPEFSKSITDTIGKLGGSVFMKTDWHCPRDAQWITLGQTLCVKDITDVYQLLKASSFCKEDIAERPPINTSGYHLILKKWRDIHPGTEFRCFVKNKSLVAISPRHWPSYHEHIAAERSDIVTDIVSLFKEKIKRTFPLKDYVFDVYRPAKDHVIIIDFSLFGKDHSDSLAFDYDQLNADALTATIEEEDDPEFRYLPEDCGIQPNKRNNYGFPQDVIEMFEMCPAQNGSSSGNNGNGDESLIRRLMSEWQLQSSEGDDANDE; encoded by the exons ATGCTTCTACAGAATATCGAGCTTGAAAAGGTTGCCTGCATGCTGGTCAACTGGTACCACCAATTCAAGAAGAACACCATCAAATCGTACATCATCCCCATCCCAGAGGATGTCATCGCGTATCTCCGGCAAGAATTGATGATTCTTCCGAAGGAGTGTTCGAACACTCCCTCGCTAGGAGACACGAAAACCAAGCATTTTAACTCCTACGACGATGTATTCAGCGACGAAGACGAGGAGGATGAAATGGTACCTGAGTTTCCGGAATTCAGTAAATCAATTACGGATACCATTGGAAAATTGGGTGGTTCGGTTTTCATGAAGACTGATTGGCACTGTCCAAGAGATGCTCAGTGGATAACACTCGGACAAACGCTCTGCGTGAAGGATATTACAGATGTGTACCAATTGCTTAAGGCTTCCAGTTTCTGTAAAGAAGATATTGCTGAAAGACCTCCAATCAACACTAGTGGTTATCATTTGATACTGAAAAAGTGGCGGGATATTCATCCGGGTACGGAGTTTCGTTGTTTCGTTAAGAACAAATCACTAGTAGCGATTTCCCCACGTCACTGGCCTTCGTACCACGAGCACATTGCAGCGGAGCGAAGTGATATTGTTACTGATATTGTCTCATTGTttaaggaaaaaatcaagcgaacATTTCCCCTAAAAGATT ATGTCTTCGATGTGTATCGCCCAGCGAAGGATCACGTTATCATAATAGACTTTTCGCTTTTTGGAAAAGATCACTCGGACAGCCTGGCTTTCGATTACGATCAGCTAAATGCGGATGCCCTAACCGCTACCATCGAAGAAGAGGATGATCCAGAATTTCGGTACCTTCCGGAAGATTGTGGAATTCAACCCAACAAACGAAACAATTATGGTTTTCCTCAAGATGTCATTGAAATGTTCGAAATGTGTCCCGCGCAGAATGGATCCTCCAGTGGGAATAATGGCAACGGCGATGAAAGTTTGATTCGTCGTTTGATGAGTGAATGGCAACTGCAGTCAAGTGAGGGGGATGATGCCAAtgacgaataa